A genomic window from Gossypium hirsutum isolate 1008001.06 chromosome D10, Gossypium_hirsutum_v2.1, whole genome shotgun sequence includes:
- the LOC107914996 gene encoding 40S ribosomal protein S3a, with protein sequence MAVGKNKRISKGKKGGKKKAADPFAKKDWYDIKAPSVFTTRNVGKTLVTRTQGTKIASEGLKHRVFEVSLADLQGGDEDHAYRKIRLRAEDVQGKNVLTNFWGMNFTTDKLRSLVRKWQTLIEAHVDVKTTDSYTLRMFCIGFTKRRPNQVKRTCYAQSSQIRQIRQKMREIMTAQATSCDLKELVQKFIPEMIGKEIEKATSSIYPLQNVFIRKVKILKAPKFDLGKLMEVHGDYSEDVGVKLERPADETMAESTPEVVGA encoded by the exons ATGGCTGTCGG GAAGAACAAGAGGATTTCCAAGGGAAAGAAGGGAGGAAAGAAGAAGGC GGCTGATCCATTTGCTAAGAAGGATTGGTATGATATCAAGGCTCCATCAGTTTTTACTACCAGAAATGTTGGGAAGACTCTTGTTACCCGTACTCAGGGTACCAAG ATTGCTTCAGAAGGACTCAAGCACCGTGTGTTTGAGGTCTCACTGGCTGATCTTCAAGGAGGTGATGAGGATCATGCTTACAGAAAGATTCGTTTGAGAGCTGAAGATGTTCAAGGAAAAAATGTTTTGACCAACTTTTGG GGAATGAATTTTACAACTGACAAACTGAGGTCATTGGTGCGTAAATGGCAAACTTTGATTGAAGCTCATGTGGACGTAAAGACAACTGACAGTTACACTTTGAGAATGTTCTGCATCGGGTTCACTAAGAGACGACCAAACCAGGTTAAAAGGACTTGTTATGCACAGTCCAGCCAGATTAGACAG ATACGCCAAAAAATGAGAGAGATAATGACTGCTCAGGCAACATCCTGTGATTTGAAGGAATTGGTTCAAAAGTTCATTCCTGAGATGAttggaaaagaaattgaaaaggcAACATCTAGCATCTATCCTTTGCAGAATGTTTTCATTCGCAAAGTCAAAATCTTGAAGGCTCCCAAGTTTGATCTTGGAAAGTTGATGGAG GTTCACGGTGATTACTCTGAAGATGTTGGTGTGAAATTAGAGAGGCCAGCTGATGAGACAATGGCTGAGTCTACTCCAGAAGTTGTTGGAGCTTGA